Proteins encoded by one window of Haliotis asinina isolate JCU_RB_2024 chromosome 6, JCU_Hal_asi_v2, whole genome shotgun sequence:
- the LOC137286869 gene encoding rhodopsin, G0-coupled-like, translating to MDGTSNDPWQLGLESGRVKLLSPAGYLFTAIYLTVLGILAVAGNGLVFFVLIRKRVLRRKPHNVLLINMAAADLVITVFGYPFTTLSSYMHKYVFGWFYCIFQGFLTSLCAIGTMNTLVVISVYRYIAVCKPQWKHLLTFELTCKVLLFVWLFTLFWTVAPLFGWNSYTIEPFGTSCSIDWTTDDPFGILYIYFFVGLFYVFNILTLTFCYYHVVKKSKLLGMTKSTSFNVDEAKTHHMMTVEVKVTGMCVVLVLVYVVVWSPYAWASMLSVYDHNLPIWATTLPTMFAKLASMINPFVYIATNSSFKHAARDFLFEKKNRVHSLKDHRGSRTHGSKVVYTVDKTKEGIYIGKNEVHMVNKDTTFF from the exons ATGGACGGTACTTCAAATGACCCTTGGCAGCTGGGTTTGGAAAGTGGTCGAGTTAAGTTGCTCAGTCCTGCTGGTTATCTCTTTACAGCCATATATCTCACGGTCCTCG GCATTCTCGCCGTAGCCGGGAATGGACTGGTTTTCTTTGTGTTGATACGGAAGCGCGTTTTGCGCCGGAAACCACATAACGTGCTACTGATCAATATGGCGGCGGCAGACCTCGTGATCACTGTGTTCGGTTATCCGTTCACTACGTTGTCCAGCTATATGCACAAGTACGTGTTCGGGTGGTTCTACTGCATCTTTCAGGGTTTCCTCACGTCTCTGTGTGCCATCGGGACAATGAACACTCTCGTTGTAATCAGTGTCTACAGATACATTGCAGTTTGCAAACCGCAGTGGA AACACCTTTTGACGTTCGAACTCACGTGTAAAGTCCTGCTCTTCGTCTGGTTATTCACGCTTTTCTGGACTGTCGCGCCTCTTTTTGGGTGGAACTCTTACACCATCGAGCCTTTCGGAACCTCCTGCAGCATAGACTGGACAACTGATGACCCATTCGGCATCCTCTACATCTACTTCTTTGTTGGCCTTTTCTACGTCTTCAAcatcttgaccttgaccttctgcTACTACCACGTCGTTAAGAAATCAAAACTGCTCGGGATGACGAAATCTACTAGCTTCAATGTTGATGAAGCCAAGACACACCATATGATGACTGTTGAAGTGAAGGTTACAGGA ATGTGCGTAGTGCTGGTACTCGTGTACGTCGTTGTGTGGTCTCCGTACGCCTGGGCCAGCATGTTGTCAGTGTACGACCACAACCTCCCCATCTGGGCCACGACGTTGCCGACGATGTTCGCCAAGCTCGCCAGCATGATCAACCCATTTGTCTACATTGCCACCAACTCCTCTTTCAAGCATGCTGCCAGAGACTTCTTGTTTGAGAAGAAGAACAGGGTACATTCTCTGAAAGATCACCGCGGTAGCAGGACTCATGG ATCGAAAGTCGTGTACACCGTTGATAAAACCAAGGAGGGAATCTACATTGGGAAAAATGAAGTGcatatggtaaacaaggatacAACGTTCTTTTAG